One segment of Paraburkholderia sp. PGU19 DNA contains the following:
- a CDS encoding ATP-binding protein, with the protein MIELHTLSQVSVFADLPEDRLQWLRDNLTEFSVSAGEVLLHEGEMTTSLLILLEGELTTTRRDDGRDYGERFSSPDVFGTPCVIASIPFPATLTAMRDSRLARLPEAAFRELFMSCGPFGRVVARVMTDWLTALETADLNRAKLAALGKLAAGLAHELNNPAAALTRSLDHMRREFAALEDAALALGCNAVPREVVARLSALVNGKVPNGAMNSLQRSEAEVRLGDWLATQGVKKPWLVAPVLVAHGFTVEDLGPLASSLDTAQFDSAIGWIARVLDLRSMMDEAMQGALRISDIVAAMKSYSFMDQGPQQEIDIHEGIDDTLTVMMHEMKRGIDVIRDYDPGLPRLQVYGSELNQVWTRIIENAIEAMNGQGTITIRTRRDADCAVVEITDNGPGIPPEALTHLFEPFFTSKHVAGARDHGVGLGLHIAYRIVVNRHGGTIHAQSGPGWTTFRVTLPLGFNVPPAA; encoded by the coding sequence ATGATCGAACTCCACACGTTGAGCCAGGTATCCGTGTTCGCGGACCTCCCGGAAGATCGGCTGCAATGGCTGCGTGACAACCTGACCGAGTTCTCGGTCAGTGCTGGCGAGGTGCTGCTGCACGAAGGCGAAATGACCACGAGCCTGCTGATCCTGCTCGAAGGCGAACTCACGACGACGAGACGCGACGACGGACGCGACTACGGCGAGCGCTTTTCTTCGCCGGATGTGTTCGGCACGCCGTGCGTGATCGCTTCGATACCTTTCCCGGCCACGCTGACGGCCATGCGCGATAGCCGTCTTGCGCGGCTGCCCGAAGCGGCTTTCCGTGAGCTGTTCATGTCGTGCGGTCCGTTTGGGCGTGTCGTCGCACGCGTAATGACGGACTGGCTGACCGCGCTGGAAACAGCGGACCTCAATCGCGCGAAACTCGCCGCCCTGGGCAAGCTCGCGGCAGGGCTCGCGCACGAACTGAACAATCCTGCTGCCGCGTTGACGCGTTCGCTCGATCACATGCGCCGCGAGTTTGCGGCGCTCGAAGACGCGGCGTTGGCGCTCGGCTGCAATGCCGTGCCGCGCGAGGTCGTTGCTCGACTCAGTGCGCTGGTCAACGGCAAGGTGCCCAATGGTGCGATGAATTCGTTGCAGCGAAGCGAAGCAGAAGTACGGCTCGGCGACTGGCTGGCCACGCAGGGCGTCAAGAAGCCATGGCTCGTGGCACCCGTCCTCGTTGCACATGGCTTCACCGTGGAGGACCTCGGCCCGTTGGCCAGCAGCCTGGACACAGCGCAGTTCGATTCCGCCATCGGCTGGATTGCACGCGTGCTGGACCTTCGCTCGATGATGGACGAAGCGATGCAAGGCGCACTGCGCATCTCCGATATCGTGGCCGCGATGAAGTCGTATTCGTTCATGGATCAGGGCCCCCAACAGGAGATCGACATTCACGAAGGCATCGACGACACGCTGACCGTGATGATGCACGAGATGAAGCGCGGCATCGACGTGATACGCGACTACGACCCTGGCTTGCCGCGACTTCAGGTATACGGGAGCGAATTGAACCAGGTCTGGACGCGGATCATCGAGAACGCGATCGAGGCGATGAACGGACAGGGCACGATCACGATCCGCACGCGGCGCGATGCCGACTGTGCCGTCGTCGAAATCACCGACAACGGGCCGGGCATTCCGCCAGAAGCATTGACTCATCTCTTCGAGCCTTTCTTCACTTCAAAGCACGTCGCCGGGGCACGCGATCATGGCGTGGGGCTCGGTCTGCATATTGCGTACCGCATCGTGGTCAACCGGCACGGCGGCACGATACATGCGCAGTCGGGTCCGGGCTGGACGACTTTCCGCGTGACACTGCCATTGGGCTTCAACGTGCCGCCCGCCGCGTAG
- a CDS encoding glutathione S-transferase, with protein MKIYDIPGFPNPLRIRIVLAEKQLASQVEFVKVDLPAAEHKQAAFLKINPTGTVPVLELDDGTRIAECTAITEYLDNLDGDPILTGKTARDKGVIHMMQKRAESELIDPVGIYFHHATAGLGDALREYKQPQWAARAEWGKLQGEKAVAGMRYFDSVLEAQPYVAGDAFSMADITVWAGLLFAHFAKIDVPAECNALRAWKVKVDARASVVNPA; from the coding sequence ATGAAAATCTATGACATCCCCGGGTTCCCGAACCCGTTGCGCATTCGCATCGTGCTGGCCGAGAAGCAGCTTGCTTCGCAGGTCGAGTTCGTCAAGGTCGACCTGCCTGCGGCGGAACACAAACAAGCCGCTTTTTTGAAGATCAATCCGACAGGCACCGTGCCGGTGCTGGAACTCGACGATGGAACCCGCATCGCTGAATGTACGGCGATTACCGAGTATCTCGACAATCTGGACGGCGACCCGATCCTCACGGGCAAGACCGCGCGCGACAAAGGTGTGATTCACATGATGCAAAAGCGTGCCGAGTCGGAGCTCATCGATCCCGTAGGCATTTATTTTCATCATGCGACGGCGGGATTGGGCGATGCGCTGCGCGAATACAAACAGCCGCAGTGGGCGGCGCGCGCCGAGTGGGGGAAGCTCCAGGGCGAGAAGGCAGTCGCGGGCATGCGCTATTTCGATAGCGTGCTCGAGGCCCAGCCTTATGTCGCAGGCGATGCGTTTTCGATGGCTGACATAACCGTCTGGGCTGGGCTGCTGTTTGCGCACTTCGCCAAGATCGACGTGCCGGCCGAGTGCAACGCGCTTCGTGCATGGAAAGTAAAGGTCGATGCGCGTGCTTCGGTTGTGAATCCGGCGTAG
- a CDS encoding TetR/AcrR family transcriptional regulator has protein sequence MIARMNTPDTKSRILAVARYMVQAHGYNALSIREVANEVGIKGPAVHHHYPTKGDLGAALARQYSDDAVAFLEGLLEQHRSERATFDHYIKVFRAALENDNRMCLSGIMAAEHHDLPEEVKVEVQRFMDINIEWLTRLLSLDAERKDKKANKARAVAIFAAIEGAQLIARGRSDIRVFDETLRAYRTHGLIP, from the coding sequence ATGATTGCGCGCATGAATACTCCTGACACGAAAAGCCGCATCCTCGCGGTGGCGCGCTACATGGTGCAGGCCCACGGATACAACGCCCTCAGCATTCGCGAGGTCGCGAACGAAGTCGGCATCAAGGGCCCCGCCGTTCACCATCACTACCCGACCAAGGGCGACCTCGGCGCGGCGCTTGCGCGCCAGTACAGCGACGATGCCGTCGCATTTCTGGAGGGATTGCTGGAGCAGCACAGGAGCGAGCGCGCGACCTTCGACCACTACATCAAGGTGTTTCGCGCAGCCCTCGAAAACGACAACCGCATGTGCCTGAGCGGCATCATGGCGGCCGAGCATCATGACCTTCCCGAGGAGGTCAAGGTCGAGGTACAGCGATTCATGGATATCAACATCGAATGGCTGACTCGCCTGCTTTCGCTCGATGCCGAGCGAAAGGACAAGAAAGCAAACAAGGCGCGTGCGGTGGCAATCTTTGCGGCAATCGAAGGGGCACAGCTCATTGCGCGCGGCCGGTCCGACATTCGGGTTTTCGATGAGACGCTGCGCGCGTATCGAACGCACGGACTGATTCCCTGA
- a CDS encoding acyl-CoA dehydrogenase family protein — protein sequence MSTIPTAQHDATSDADDAELDARFAPIFERIAAGSIEREQNRELAYDAVRWLKEAGFTALRVPKRYGGSGATLPQFFRLLTRLGEADSNLPQILRLNSGFIESRLESDDEALRERWLTKIAAGETVGAAISERTASTHNSVTLVADKSGNGWWLNGEKYYSTGTLYADWIDVAAHDGADDVRVLVRADAPGVARIDDWDGFGQRLTASGTTRFDSVHVSDDQLLVRYKASEPRRNTSLTAFYQTVHLATLTGIARAVLRDGVAFAQAHTRTFGVPGRSSPRDNPLVHRVVGRLASLAYSAESITASVVRSLENAYQARLAGRANTDTYIALDIEAYQAQQIVIEQVLEAATLVFEVGGASATSETRRLDRHWRNARVLASHNPAIQREAAVGHFHLNGAASNERFSLAHSPSELGRAATDSAVAVNG from the coding sequence ATGAGTACGATTCCCACCGCCCAGCACGATGCCACCAGCGATGCCGACGACGCGGAGCTTGATGCGCGCTTCGCGCCCATATTCGAGCGGATTGCGGCTGGCAGTATCGAGCGCGAGCAGAATCGGGAACTCGCCTACGATGCAGTGCGCTGGCTGAAGGAAGCAGGGTTCACCGCGTTGCGAGTGCCAAAGCGCTATGGCGGTAGCGGCGCGACGTTGCCGCAGTTCTTTCGTCTTTTGACGCGCCTGGGTGAGGCCGATTCGAATCTGCCGCAGATATTGCGGCTGAATTCAGGCTTTATCGAAAGTCGGCTCGAAAGCGATGATGAGGCATTGCGCGAGCGCTGGCTCACGAAGATCGCGGCGGGCGAGACCGTCGGTGCCGCGATATCCGAGCGCACCGCGAGCACGCACAACAGCGTCACGCTGGTGGCCGACAAGAGCGGCAACGGCTGGTGGTTGAACGGCGAGAAGTACTACAGCACGGGCACGCTTTACGCGGACTGGATCGACGTCGCCGCGCACGACGGCGCCGACGACGTGCGCGTGTTGGTGCGCGCCGATGCGCCTGGCGTCGCGCGTATTGATGATTGGGATGGCTTCGGTCAGCGTTTGACTGCGAGCGGCACGACGCGCTTCGACTCCGTCCATGTGAGCGACGATCAGCTACTGGTGCGCTACAAGGCGTCGGAGCCGCGTCGCAATACCTCCCTGACGGCTTTCTATCAGACCGTCCATCTCGCGACGCTGACTGGCATCGCGCGCGCCGTGCTGCGTGACGGCGTTGCGTTCGCGCAGGCGCACACGCGCACGTTCGGCGTGCCAGGTCGCTCGAGCCCGCGCGACAATCCTCTCGTGCATCGTGTGGTGGGGCGGCTGGCCAGTCTCGCCTATTCGGCTGAGAGTATTACGGCATCGGTGGTGCGCTCGCTCGAAAACGCGTATCAGGCGAGACTCGCGGGCCGCGCGAATACAGACACTTATATTGCGCTCGATATCGAAGCCTACCAGGCGCAGCAGATCGTGATCGAACAGGTGCTGGAGGCGGCCACACTCGTATTCGAAGTGGGCGGAGCGTCTGCGACGAGTGAGACGCGGCGGCTCGATCGTCACTGGCGCAATGCGCGTGTGCTCGCTTCGCATAATCCCGCGATCCAGCGCGAAGCGGCGGTGGGCCACTTTCATCTGAACGGCGCGGCGTCCAACGAACGGTTCAGTCTCGCGCATTCGCCCAGCGAACTGGGACGTGCTGCGACGGACAGCGCGGTTGCCGTCAATGGATAG
- a CDS encoding EAL domain-containing protein gives MTSVKWAFRDRLTGWAFLRFSVYVAPFVIALGTVAVLLWGPRQFDTTGTVPLSFSVIADPSATLSPAAAIERLRSGAHTARFSTHLAETPFWFMLTAPAMDSGDATFVDLPSRHAQTISCWRTAPVLTLLGAGDRHGTSGAMRDNKAGFALKLDGHAPDAQILCRGTFSGPAYISASASSLDKLEETTLDFYQSAALITGGLLTLAIFVFVTAIINREWTYVIFAAWLVGNLRLSANAMGFDTEWVGRLIPPDHIEFLREFTFAAYYVLTTTLFVELFRRELKAIGLRWSLQAVRYGGCVLMAAAFLLSYAHFIPVLWATASFCILVLTYFLVQLFIKARSRTVLWYVASMAIVLVATLSEVLAAAFGVKALAGTHSPVVTALSSSMLCAFAIAERMREERERRRQMQVELRNTYDVTPIGLFTLNGESCFVRANPALHSMLGLNDEHDGTRRWADYFAPGAERALGELLERDDSASIEIDGTTGTRTESRRYSLRAIRANGFIEGSLEDVTDRSKAVERLHFLAEHDPLTGLLNRRGIEHAIDRQCGESAPWALAYLDLDRFKLFNDLFGHGTGDEILRHVAARLVERLGAHIPIGRIGGDEFVCVLANMPIDDAIVRCRELVTALNSAPFHVDTRAFQVRGSIGVVECSQGERALDALAYADRACRAAKRGGNARLVALRKGAPAFEERAAEINLIEALGQSRLPDGLFLVMQPIMSMHTPTEALDFEILLRMRTPDGAVATAAKLIAAAEDSGTIVEIDRWVLTTTLAWLSENRASLSTTRFVCVNLSGGSLNDEHFLDELFALFSRHEDIVHYLCIEITESVALHDLEHTERFIARVHDMGAKIAIDDFGAGQTSLRYLKTLSADALKIDGEFVRTMCNHPADIAIVEAIITLARNLGMRSIAEWVEDFQTLRALEELGVDYVQGFGIAKPQEAKDILAASSAASFVTNGELARYLKEQQTVHRGADDQRMERENAV, from the coding sequence ATGACAAGCGTTAAGTGGGCGTTTCGGGACCGACTGACCGGCTGGGCTTTCCTGCGCTTCTCCGTTTACGTAGCGCCATTTGTGATTGCGCTTGGCACCGTTGCAGTCCTGCTCTGGGGCCCGCGCCAATTCGACACCACGGGGACCGTTCCGCTCAGCTTTTCTGTGATCGCGGATCCGTCGGCGACGCTGTCGCCCGCCGCCGCCATCGAACGCCTGCGTAGTGGTGCACACACCGCCCGCTTCAGTACCCATCTGGCGGAAACGCCGTTCTGGTTCATGCTCACCGCGCCTGCCATGGACAGCGGAGACGCCACATTCGTCGACCTGCCGTCGCGGCATGCGCAAACGATTTCCTGCTGGCGGACGGCCCCCGTCCTCACGCTGCTCGGCGCGGGCGACCGTCACGGCACGAGCGGCGCGATGCGCGACAACAAGGCCGGCTTTGCGCTGAAGCTCGACGGGCATGCGCCCGATGCACAGATCCTGTGCCGGGGCACGTTCTCGGGACCCGCCTATATCAGCGCCTCGGCATCGAGCCTCGACAAGCTCGAAGAGACAACACTCGATTTCTACCAGAGCGCAGCGCTGATTACGGGCGGCCTGCTGACGCTCGCAATCTTCGTGTTCGTGACGGCAATCATCAATCGCGAATGGACTTACGTCATTTTTGCCGCATGGCTGGTCGGCAACCTGCGGCTGAGCGCCAACGCGATGGGCTTCGACACCGAATGGGTGGGCCGGCTCATCCCGCCTGACCATATCGAGTTTTTGCGGGAATTCACGTTCGCGGCCTACTACGTGCTGACCACGACGCTCTTCGTGGAGCTGTTTCGCCGCGAGCTGAAAGCCATCGGTCTGCGCTGGAGCCTGCAGGCTGTGCGGTATGGCGGCTGCGTGCTGATGGCCGCCGCGTTCTTGCTGAGTTACGCGCACTTCATTCCCGTGCTGTGGGCAACCGCCAGTTTCTGCATCCTGGTGCTGACCTACTTCCTCGTGCAGCTGTTCATCAAGGCGCGCTCCCGCACCGTGCTCTGGTATGTCGCGTCGATGGCCATCGTGCTGGTCGCGACGCTGTCGGAAGTGCTCGCCGCCGCGTTCGGTGTGAAAGCGCTGGCCGGAACGCATAGCCCCGTCGTGACGGCGCTGTCGTCGAGCATGCTGTGCGCGTTCGCGATTGCGGAACGGATGCGCGAAGAACGCGAGCGCCGCCGGCAGATGCAGGTCGAGCTGCGCAACACCTATGACGTCACGCCGATCGGCCTTTTCACGCTGAACGGCGAAAGCTGCTTCGTCCGCGCCAATCCGGCGCTGCACTCGATGCTCGGCCTGAATGACGAACACGACGGCACGCGCCGCTGGGCCGACTATTTCGCCCCGGGCGCCGAGCGCGCGCTGGGTGAACTGCTGGAGCGCGACGACTCGGCGTCGATCGAAATCGACGGCACCACGGGCACGAGGACAGAGTCGCGGCGCTACTCGCTGCGGGCGATTCGCGCGAACGGTTTTATCGAAGGCTCGCTCGAGGACGTGACAGACCGCTCGAAGGCGGTCGAGCGGCTGCACTTCCTGGCCGAGCATGATCCCCTCACCGGTCTGCTGAACCGTCGCGGCATCGAGCATGCAATCGACCGGCAATGCGGCGAAAGCGCCCCGTGGGCGCTCGCGTATCTCGACCTCGACCGCTTCAAGCTGTTCAACGACCTGTTCGGCCACGGCACCGGCGACGAAATACTGCGGCATGTCGCGGCGCGCCTCGTCGAGCGTCTCGGCGCCCATATTCCGATCGGGCGCATCGGCGGTGACGAGTTCGTGTGCGTGCTCGCGAACATGCCGATCGACGATGCCATCGTGCGCTGCCGCGAACTCGTCACCGCGTTGAACTCCGCGCCATTTCATGTCGACACGCGAGCGTTCCAGGTCAGGGGATCGATCGGCGTCGTCGAGTGCTCGCAGGGCGAACGGGCGCTGGACGCCCTCGCCTATGCCGACCGCGCGTGCCGCGCCGCGAAACGCGGCGGCAATGCGCGGCTGGTGGCACTGCGCAAGGGCGCGCCGGCGTTCGAGGAGCGCGCCGCCGAAATCAACCTGATCGAGGCGCTGGGACAGAGCCGCCTGCCCGATGGGCTGTTCCTCGTGATGCAACCCATCATGTCGATGCACACGCCGACCGAAGCGCTCGACTTCGAGATACTGCTGCGCATGCGCACGCCGGACGGCGCGGTGGCGACGGCCGCCAAACTGATCGCCGCCGCCGAGGACTCCGGCACGATCGTGGAGATCGACCGCTGGGTGCTCACTACGACACTCGCATGGCTCAGTGAGAACCGCGCATCGCTCTCCACCACCCGCTTCGTGTGCGTGAATCTGAGCGGCGGCTCGCTCAACGACGAACACTTCCTCGACGAGTTGTTCGCGCTGTTCTCGCGTCACGAGGACATCGTTCATTACCTGTGCATCGAAATTACCGAAAGCGTCGCGCTGCACGATCTCGAACATACGGAGCGCTTCATCGCGCGCGTGCACGACATGGGTGCAAAGATCGCCATCGACGATTTCGGCGCGGGTCAGACATCGTTGCGTTACCTGAAGACGCTGTCGGCCGATGCATTGAAGATAGACGGCGAGTTCGTGCGCACGATGTGCAACCATCCCGCCGATATCGCGATCGTGGAGGCGATCATTACGCTCGCACGCAATCTGGGCATGCGCAGCATCGCCGAGTGGGTCGAAGACTTCCAGACCTTGCGCGCGCTGGAGGAACTGGGCGTCGACTATGTGCAGGGCTTCGGAATCGCGAAACCGCAAGAGGCCAAGGATATTCTCGCGGCCTCTTCAGCCGCGAGCTTCGTGACTAATGGCGAACTCGCACGGTATCTGAAAGAACAGCAGACGGTACATCGGGGCGCCGACGATCAGCGAATGGAGCGTGAAAACGCGGTATGA